From Camelina sativa cultivar DH55 chromosome 5, Cs, whole genome shotgun sequence:
CGCTAAAAAACTGATgtccattatttttttatttaattcgttTGTCCTCGATCTAGAAGGGGCCTGAGTGTTATCACTTGCTAGCTTTACCGGGGATCTCTTTCCATTTGGCTGTCCGGTTGAACACTAGCTTGTCGGGGGTAGAATCTTTGTCAACCGCAAAATAACCTGTTAAGAAACTCAAATATTTCATCTCTAGCTCTTGATTTTCaataaacgaaaaaagaaacaaacacttGGGAGATGTTTTGATGTTTAAATATATACCTTTCCTCTCGAACTGGAATATGTCCCCAAGCACAGCTTCTTTAAGGGCTGGTACAGCAAAAGCATTTGAAACTACCTTTATTGAGTTTGTGTTGATGTCGTCGAGCCAATTCTCTAGTTCTGCTGGGTTCTGTTATTTGTTTACGACAGGAAACGGTGACAAGTCTTGGCTAAATTATCCATAAAACaaggaaaacgaaaaaaaaacagagaaaatggCGTACCTCTGAATTAAAAAGTTTATCGAAAAGCCGAAGTTCGACCTTCGATGGCTCTACTCCAGGGGAGGGTTCAGCGACCCAATGTAAACTCTGccaaagaaaactcaaaacataAAGACCAATCCAAAAGAGGACTTTTAGCAAAGGTAAAAGTTCTAGTGTTTGTTAAAAGAACCTTTAGTTTCTTCTTCGGCATTTCAGGATGATACGTCGTCTTTACAGGATGATACTCTACGTGGATCTCAACAATAGTTTCATTGTCTACAGCATAAACAACATCAGTGCATTTGATAGGGTAACCATATCTGCAAAACATGAAccaatattattgttattattatttgtaactTAAAAAAGCTTCATGTGTCTATGTGTAGCATTGCATTTACCTTAGTAGAACTGATTTACCAGGGGCAAGCCCATAGTAATCTTCTGAATCCTCCAGTCGGAAATCATCTCGGTCAATGTATACAACTCTAGAGAAAGGAACCtatatcaaaaaccaaaacctaagGCATTTCACATTATGcatagataaaaaataaaaaaagtccTTAAAAACAGAGTTCTCACCTTGTAAAAGACCGAGGGGTCGTCACTTCGACCATCGTACCACCTTTGTGCATCAAGCTCTATGACCTTATCTGATTCCATATTGGTGATGACCACTTTAAAAGGATCAACCACCACCATGGCTCGGGGAGCGGTTTTTTCCAACTCCGTTCTAATATGAAACTCAAGACGATCCACATTTATCATGCAACCATCACTGCAGTATATACAATTGAAGGTTtttattagcaaaaaaaataattaaaatatttctagtGAACCAAAACAGCTAACAACAGAAATGAACCTTCTAGTAATGCCAATTTCCCGTATAAAAGCATTGATCGTGGTCGGAGTCACACCCCTCCGTCTCAAACCAGCAAGTGTCATCAGACGCGGATCATCCCAACCATCGACATGATTGTTTTCAACAAGGTAAATCAactacaacaaaagaaacaaaatgatataATCAGAATCATTATTctctaggaaaaaaaataaaaagactttcATAACTGTTAATGCATGGTTAGGTTCCAGTTTTGTGACCAACCTTACGCTTTGACATCACATTGTTTCTTATATTCAACCGTGAATATTCCCACACATGAGGCATGTAGAGTCCCAGAGAATGTAATAGCCAGTAGTAAGAAGCACGTCGAGTTTCAAATTCGAGCGTACAGAGCTACATATAACATATACAATACACACATAAGAATATTGTATGTCagagatatacatatattaacaaaaatctaAGACTAACCGAATGTGTTATGTTCTCAAGAGAATCAACAATGCAATGCGCATAATCATAGCTTGGGTAGATACACCATTTGTTACCTGTACGAGGATGAGGCGTAacctacaaacaaacaaacaaacaaaaatgaacacGTCAAATTAATCAACTCACCAAAAGAGAAACATGAAAATCTTGATTATGCAACTTACCTTTATACGATATGCAATAAGGtcatacatattataattatcatTCTGCATATCCATTTCCATTCTTAGCGTTGCCttcccttcttcaatctttccACATTTCATTTCTTCAAAAAGTTTCAAAGATTCTGAGATAGGCCTCTCCCTCCAAGGGCTGTTCATTTTCTTCGCCCTGTACTCTTTGATCTCTTCTCCAGTCTGAGATAACAAAAACCATATACTATTAGGAATCGGTTCTGCGCATACTGACGAATCCACTATCAGCTTAAACTTAGTTCTGTTCAACCTGGTGATCAACATATGCGTGTCCTCTCTCGATCAACTTCACTGCCAACTCATACATCTTCTGGAAATAATCACTTGTGTATGTAatctacaagaaaaaataaaggttaGGCCCTAACCGTTAGGGTGAGACTACTCTAAACACGAAAAACTACTATGTATATAACTGTTGCATATAAAATGATGATAATACCTTGAAGGGTTCCCAACCCATCCACTTAACAATTTCTTCAATGTGAGAAATATACTCTCTTCTTTCGGCGTCAGGATTTGTATCGTCAAACCTGAGAAATCATGAAAAAGAATCCTAAACAATGtgtttatagaagaagaagcaatcatATGCTAAAAGCTAAGAACTCCTACCGTAGATAACAACAACCACCTCGCTCCTTTGCAAGACCAAAATTTACAAACATAGcctgaaattaaaaaaacattgttttagaTTACACACAAAACATTATGATCCTTAAGAGAGAGTATTTAAAAACCTCACTCATATATAGAATTTTTACCTTGGCATGTCCGATATGAAGATACCCATTTGGTTCAGGGGGGAAGCGGGTGTAAACATATCCCCCAGTCACCTTCAAATGCTTATCAAGAAGTTCTCTAGTATTGCTATATCTGAGAACAGAGCCGTCACTGAAAGACACCTCTGTGTGAACctaatgaaaaataatatattatgtagttaCAATAGAAAtaccaaaaattcaaaatgctCATTTATATCTTCCATATCTTATAAGTAATACATATAAATCATATATGCAACGACTACTTGGAAGTATTTAGAAAGACAATACAATTGTTAAAGTGTGCAAACAAAACAACCTTCATAGAAAAagatatcagaaaaaaaaaagactcaagGCAAGTGATTGATTTATTACCCTTTTATTATTCTCTGGCTGAGGGAATATAGAATATGGATTAAGCTCCTCTTCAGATGGTTCCGAAGCAGCTTTGGTCgacttctcttttttctctttcttttttgccGGTTTCTCATTATCAGCTGCCGTCTTGTCACCAAGCAATTCATACAACTTTTCACCTATGAGTTTCTATTAAAACATGAATCTCAATCAGTGAAAATCCacgattttggttttatttgtcCAACCAAGAAAACATAATATGTGCTCACCGATACAATCTCAAAATCTGCCCATGGCAACTTTTTCCGGACATCTCCCAATAGCTTAcgctctacaaaaaaaaaaagcataaatgCATCACGTTCTgtgagaagaacaaaacatcaaataggagagaaacaataatattttggaCAATGATGTAAAAACCAAAGACTAACCTTCTCGGTAACGGTTCTctagtattgttttcttcttctcttcaaagaCGTCACTAACAGTTTTCTCAATATCTTCAGCTGAAACTACAACCCCTGTTCCAATAACATAGATGAAACTATCAAACTTCGAATATTTGTAGTCACTGGCTTAATAAAATACACTTAGTGCTCATGATTGCATCGGAAAGATTTTCGTACCGACACCACATGCTTCTTCAAATTCATTCAGTTTTAAGTCATTAGAATCAACATCTTTAAAATACTTTAATGCAGCATCCATCTGTGCTGGTAACTTAATCTGCAGATATAATAATGCACAGGAAAACCAAAacacttttagtttttttttttttgttttttttatgaaaaagagaaaaaaacagatcatGTAAACTAATGAAAACAAACCTTAGAGGACTTGATGTATTTGATCAACTTTGAACGATGCACAAAAGAACCTATAGGAAACCTAGTTGCAACCTAACAAATCATCACTGCCACCATTAGTAAGCTTCTACCACCATTATTGGCAAACAACCTATATTAGGGTTTTGGATTAACTCACAGAGTAAAGTAGATTCCCAATAGTTCTGTCACATCCATCAGATACACCAGCCTGCTCAAAAAACCTAAGAAGTCAGTAGACTTTGAGGAGAAATATTGGAGAGACGACCAATCTGATATATCAAGTTGAGTAGCGTTTCTTATGGGGTGATAAAAGAGAACCTCGTAGATGATATCAGTGAGATCAGAGGTAATGGTTTTGCTGCGGATGTTGCTTGCTGTTTCCTCATCCAAACCAATCTTGAGGAAAAGCTCCTTAGAGTTTGCTGAGGTTTCTTCTTTAACACTCATCATCTTCAccctagggtttttttttacgAGAGGCCGCCAACTAAGAAGCAGAATAAAATACgaaacaataaaaaatctaGGTTTGATAAGCACAATCACACCCCCAAAAAACAGATTACAAATTATAATCACTATTAACACAAGCAAACATTAAAGCAACAACACTAGTTCAAcccaaaaatgaaaccaaagcAAAATAAAGTACAACAGATCATGACAGTGAGACatccaaagatttttttttgcagtataTAAATCGAGAACTCTAAGTTACCGATTTCGTATTACTGATGGCGAGTAGAAGGTGAAAGACGAAGCAAACGAGAGTGAGCGAGAGATGGTAAAGAGGAGGAAACGAAAACGAGGAAGAACCCTAGCTAGAGATGGTGAAGAGGATTACAAGTAAATCAAGTAAGAAAGGGATTTTAACTCACAATTTCGAAGAAAGAGGCAGCAAATATTTACcggagattaaagaagaagaagaagaagattcggCGTAATGAACGAACGAAGAAGGGAGTTGAAAGGTTTTTACAGtttcaatttcagtttttaTGGGTTTGTAAATAAATGTTGGCCCTGATTGGTAGCCtacttttaagattttaaaattttttaaagtcaTGACAGTTATTTTTTTGCCAATCAGgcttttttggcttttaatttttttaaagttttaaaagtcactttttttttttctcttccttgttttcctttttttttttttaaagcgtcaaattcatactttaaaacaaaacaatttttaaagcaTTCTTTTTCTCacccttttatatatatatatatatatatatatatattttttttgctcaacatcaacttttcaTTAACCAAGATCTTACAACCAAATCATAGGCACAATACATTCACCTCTAAAGATTTGGACCAAAATaaatgcaatggttgatcaagtacaaccctggAACACTAGCGGATCCAACGCTACCTAATCGAGAgccattgcattttttaaaccaCAACGAGATAGACAACACACCACACAACTCGGAAGTGAAGTCATcccttaaaccacctaaattaaCCTAATGAATCGAAAACAATTACTAACACAAAGAAGGCCAATAACTCCTACTGAAAAAAGATCAAAAACCAGCTATGAGAACCTCTGGATCGACATGTAGAACTTGTCCCAATAGCTTCAACACCCAAAGGCGCATCATCAAAAGAGCTTGGTCTCTTCGGCTTTCACTGTTCCAGTCTTAAACCTAAAAACAGACATTTCGTCCGACTGAACCAACCAAGAGTTGCGAGACAAAACCGACAAAAGATGCATCTCCGATCTACCCAATTAATAACTAGAATGCTAAGCCTTTTAAGATTAAAATTGGGAAACACAGAATAGCATATCATCACCTCACAGTGCAAGATTGAGGAGCTACATCACTTCCGTCGATTTACAGAACACACACCTTGGTCGGactgaaataaacaaaaccGCTCCTTACAATACTCCGCCGTGGCTGGAATGAGAGGAAGGATTTGAATAAGAACCCAAATCCGGACGCAGAAGCTCGTCGAAGAGAAGCTTCATCTCTCAATGCTCACCGAAGCCAACAAACCACCAGAGACAGATCCGCCGGAACCAGTAAGCGACATCGTCAACCCAGATTCGCCAGATCTGACCACAGATTCGACGCTGTCCTCCAACGTCGCACCAGAACCCTCACCAATAGCCACCACCCGACGGAAACTTCGCTTCACTCGCCGTGCTATCTCCGGAACCACCACCATCGAGAGGCACCCAACCGCCAGCGAAAGGAATACAAGGAGACGGGGAAGACAGAAAAGAAGctacaaaagaaaccaaaagacgGAGCCCTCTCCAGCGCCGGAAGGGCGACCGGAGAGGCGAAGCGAAACAAGAACCGGCGACTctccctttttctctctctgGCGGCTAGGCTTTTCTCacccttttatatttaaaagcttttcaaaagtatatataaatattttacatattttatttttataaattaattattctcatttttttctctttcttttaagacccatttcaataataaattttattttttcatcatcatcactaataatactataaacgagtttatgaaattcatcattaataggagaataacattcaaacaatgcattgattagtggttaatagatttttgactactcatataactactcaatagaaaaaaaaacattcaaaacaattaaaagacaCTATTGATATTTGCTAGTATAATCAAGaatcaatcaccaaaaacaaaagaaaaatcaaaatattgttagcaaaattttatattgactATTGTATTATtactatcttttaatttattgttgaaGTGTATTGTTACCGAAAATTATTcttatagttgtttgtttttaattagttttcaaacaaaatttcatatttgattgatttatattttttaaaattttaatttatcattaataaaatttattttgtcattaaaatgttatataaattaatttctgacataatatatatttattattaatcaatacaataaaaataggATGCGTTTCTGTCATgtgttgacacctcagcttCAACATTCAAGCTGGTGTTGACACctcatttaaaatcattaacctatcaaattataacaattaatacaactaaGCATTCTATTCcaataaaaatcaatcttttttacAAGTCACTTTTTTTCCCCTCTCTCGAAAATTTTACCGGATCGAGGTTCTAGCCGCTATatcaaattcttctcaaatcGATGATTGAAGTGATGAAGAATTCGATCGAAGGAAGCTCCCCGACAGATCCAGAAACGTTTGATAGAAAAAATCCTCCAAGGCTTTCCTCCTCCGGTCGCCGGAGTTCTGGCTCTTTCTCTCGGATCTTCGTCGTTCCCGAGACAGGTGACATCAGCGTTTGATGTCATCTCTTACTTCTCTCTCTGCTTGCCTTCTTCCGGCACCGGCACCGGTCATTTCTATATCGTCACCCCTAACTATCTCATCCCGCCATTCAATGGAAGCAATAGTCCGAGGATTATGACGGACTTAAAAGTCGTAAACTCTGAATATCTGCTCTACGTTACATCAATCTATGTTGGCGGAGTCCTTTTATCGTTGAGCCCTAATTTGCTTGAGGGTGGATCCAAGCTAAGCACGGTGGTTCCTTACACCGTACTCCACCCCCGATATATACAATGCTCTTGCTCAGTCTTTTACAGTGAAAGCCAAGGTattcaaaactcaaattttGATAGTGGAGTTCGATTTCAAAGATAACAGCCACATGaagatttcatatatatattagtgtgTACAAATTATAAAGTAAAGCATTTTCATGCACAAAATCTCATGTTTTGatctttgaagtttttttttgttttaaagatgttaatgaaaaaatcatgtaaacatgaaaaatgttaatattggtGTTACTCTAAATTACAAaggagatgttttttttttttttgtctagaggaaaactaaataatttatgtttgtatttAGAGTTTAACTTTTACACACACAATGAGAATATCGAAGATTCAAGCCATTACGCCATTTAAAGACTGCTTCGACGCACGCGCTGTAGGGATGGACCCTACGGAGTTAAGCGTGCCTGTGATAGAATTTAGGGTGTGTTTAAGGCTATAAAGGATCTTGAAAAGAGGGAGCTATAGCGAACTCAGAAGAAGGAAGGACGGTTAGAGAAATACAGATCATTCTATCTATACTTTCTCTGAGGACATCATATTTGGCAAGGTTAGCTGACTTGTAAAAAGCAGTCGCATTTGGTTGAATAAAAGCTGAATAaaaaccgttagaataagaaGCAGCAACCAAGTCTCAATGAGCTAATGGAGATGGAAGAGACACTAGGACAAATtgaagagacaaaaaaagagattttttaaaaatcaaagaaaccttCAGGCTTTCAGGAAATGCTCCAACCAAAACCCTCGAGATCATTCTCTactaaaaaacttattttatgaagattagttattttattGTATGGAATCTAGGTTATGTATGTTATGTGTAATGaatgtttttgataatttatgcaataaaaaaaattatatataattctaattaattaaattttgcaaaatcagggttcaaatatataaattatatagaaattaaattatttttttatagtgaAAACAAAATGCTAAAAGATTATTTATAGgccaaaagagaacaaaaaactACCAAAATAAATTTgctatcaacaaaaataatataaaatctaggtgattaaattttttaaaacctacaaaaataatacagTACACCTTAAAATCAAGCTACGCTAATATATCTTCCCcaacaaagtaaataaaataaatttgagattAATATTGatagtcattttatatatacaaacaccAACTAATgacaaattgaaaaatatataagttcCACAATTGAAGGTTTTATATGATAGTTTAAAATTAGTGAAAACTAATTAATCATCTACAACTTTAAAACTACTTGGAAAATTAACCTAATCCATACGCTAttcaacataaatataataatattaaaataatacacaaaactagattaaagtaaaaatatatctatgtaatttgacaaataatatttttctaacaataaaaaaaacactatataaaaattatgttattaaatttttaaaaactacaaaaagtACACCACATATTCGAACTACAAATTATATATCTTCCACgcaaaaggtaaaataaaataaaacagaacatacATTAGGGTTAGTTAGACtatttatataatcaattataCTATTTAAATGTAAACATTTATAAGCCATCatagatttgattttgaaatttctctattttaatttattagtgCATTTTCTATCTCACTGtataaaccatagtttttataattaatcaaattctaaaaaacaaaataatatttttaataattcaatatatctaaaaatagttacaaaaagAATCCTGCAGCGTAGCGCGGATCTAACCTAgtacttataataataataaaaataacagctacaactttaaaagttgttggtaaacaatcagattttaacagttaaatttctacagtcaaagcatctacagccaaattctctacagttaaaattttaaagtcaaagtcttTACAACCAAGACTCTTTGTGTATAAGTTAAATGTTAATAAaggattttggattttatttctATTAGGGGCCGTGGCAATAATGGCCATTATAAAAAAAGGCTTTTAGAGCATCAAACTATattgataattgaaaaaaatgcaaaatcaaAAGTTAGACAGTTAAGAGTTATGAAGGTTTATTTTTGACATAGTCCAATGCTAGAACACCGATTAAGGATCTGAGAACTGAACACACAAGACATAGAAGAAACTGAGAACTGAAGAGATTAATCTAACCGAAAGGCAGACTGAGTCATCAGGAAGATGCAGCTTTAGTTTTGTGACACCTTCAGGAGCATATCCCTTGTCAGGTCTTCCATTTCCCTGGCATTTCTGCGTCTGCCTCAGGACAGGGCAAGAGTTGTTCGTGTACAGAGGTCCTCCAGGGTCATAAAACCAACTACCTTGATACAAATCACACTCTACAAGCAATCAAAGAATTGAGTAAGCAATAAAACtcatataacataaatataaaacatgGAACAGCTAGAATCCTGAGAAGCAAGGGAAACTGACAAGAACAAAATATTCAACTGCTATTTCTTATTCCAATTCACCCAAACAGAGAGAACTCTCAACCAACTGCCCTaacaacaaagcctagaaaaTCCAACTCCAAGAACAATATGCTCAGACCACCTTTACAAAGCCCAGAACTCACTATCTGCTCCCTAACCAATTTAAAACTCTTAATCTGTTACATTCAGTCCTTGGCTAGAATAGATACACTAGCCTGTAGCTAAGAGTTAAGCCACTTGTAACTTCTTTTAGTACTATCACAAACACAAGCCTTTTGCCATAGAAATGCAAAATTCAATTAAGATGGTTCCAAATAAGCGACAAGCAACGTAAATGGAATCTAGTGTGTTTAAAGAGAAGAGTACCTGGTTCTGATGATGCAGTTTCAGAGGAGTCATCATGTGGAGGAGATGATGAACTTGGAGTTTCTTCAACCTTGGTGTCATTGGCTTCACCCTAGGAGAACCAAAAGCCATGGCTACCTCCCTAAGATACCCAGAACGAATAAAAAGAACAGAGCCTCCATAGGTGATGATAAGCCACTACTATCACCATTCcttcaaacaaaaatgtgtatTCTTCAGCACCACCATGATCAAATTTGGAAAATGTATTGAACTGAAGGGCATAGATAAACTAAGTCTACAGTTCGATTTAACCATGAGCTCCATTGAAGCTTATAGCTTTCTTTATTGGGTAAAGCAAACTCACCACAGAGAATCTGTCAAATTTTCAACACTGCTTCTGCAATTCTCTATcagaaatcaaaactataacTATTCAAGTACACCAAAATCCTCCGCAAATTCGTTTCTTTTCTCCAGGAACTAAGAGATAGAGACGAGATATTACCACATCGTGATCATCGGCATCAAAAGAATCGTTGATCTCGGAGTCAATTACTTGTAGAAGCGTCTGATCGGACTTTAGTCGCTCAGTGGCCGTCTAATAAGGGAAGCCACGAGAGACGAAAGGACGAAGTAAAGATGGCTTGGTAACAAAAGACGATGACGAAGACAGCCTGAACTCGTCGGTGAAGAcgatttgccaaaaaaaaaaatttgtgtcaCGTATCGACTGACACGTATGCGGGTCCAAGGAGATCTAAATTAAACCGggtctatagtttttttttggtattattgatttattttttataaatctcgATTAACAATTTGATAGTGCGCTACGGTTCAACTGCTATATAAGCGGAACAAATGTATTTGTGAGACAAGTGcagtttatataaaataaacgatacaaaataatgtttgattgatgAAAAATAATTTACGGTACagaattcatattattttactattagttagtataattatacattttgatttgttttaattaataaataaatattttaaatatagttaaaaattaaaaaattagtattattgaacaaataattttaatatatcattactaaactttatatatataatttattaaaattaaaattaaagcaTATACtgtctatatttatttataagtaaATTAGTTAAACAAGTCTAATCATAAAAAATACCACActataaaaaaactattatggAATGTTACAAATccatttgttattatattaaatgttccaaaaataaatccccctaaatttatttgttatttgaaaaaACTAGATTTATTAATGGTTATATGTGCATATATACTACTAAacttactactatatattacttttgaaatttattaaattcttaaaaataagatgacagagggttttttttaatgtactcTAAAAATCAATTGAATGAGAgagggagaaaagagagaagttatttttttaatctttttatttgcatttgtattatatggataaaataatatctaattattattataataaaaatcttaaaaaaaaatatactggCGTTTTTTGGAAAACTGCTAGACAAATGGTATTATTATTTGGAAAGGCGGTCCAAGTCTAttacccaaaagaaaaaaatctgcatctgtttggttttttttttgcaataaacGTAAATCATAGAAAAATTACTGATTGGTGTTATGGATGCGGTTTTCAAAAATACGCATTAAATTTCGCTTTTAGGTGTTCTCCAATCACAGCCTAATTTTCAAAACCAAGTTTTAAAAGGATGACATGTAGCATATCTCTCTTtgtgtcctttttttttctccaaatacATTTACTGTTTTATTCATCatttgaagttaaaaaaaaaaaattggttaaaataaaatcaaattattttattacaatatttataatatatttttttgtgccAAAAGATCAATGTATtggatatttttattgtaaagtaATATCAAGATAGGTAATTGTTGTTATAATTGATGGTCGTCAATGCAACATATGTAGGactataaaattttgttaaaatttatgaGTAAAAGCGAtagaaaacacaaataaaaatagtGATATGCGATGAAAATATTATTGGTGAATATGTCTTATTTACaagtataatataataacaCAAAAGAATGTGACGGACTtgaaaaatacatatacatCAATTATGTTAGAAACTTAAGTACTTTaacaatatttatgatataatgAATTAGTCTCGAAAGATAATTATATAagcaataaatttatttaatacaaacATTTAAAATGATCGATTTATTTAAAAACGTTTAACgcttttaatttatctttagtTATGTATATCAGATTTAGATACAAAAGAGCGCATGGATacattctatttatttatattattattcctATACTGATCTGCTAAAccgaaaagaaacaaaaagaaagggcCGGGCGTAGCAAATACAATTACCATTCAACAACGTCtcagtttaaaattttaaaacgaaaaaaaaatcaaaaaaaacaacaaacaacgtATCAACAGTTTGTATAATGCAAGTTATGGAACTGTTCAGCTGAACACGAATTTGCATGATTACCATATTCAAATACCAAAATCAgtttaagaaataagaaaaatttaacaaaagtcGAAGATGCTTCTCTCTAGATCTTGTTCGGCATTCTATAATCTTTCAGTTAGAGATCGGATCAAACCCCAAAACACATGCTCCCTAGTCGCATATATAAACTGCTAAAACTCACGTACGTGATCTATATTCTCTTCACATGATTAGAGCATATTACTTCCATTATTTCACAGAAACATCTCCTGACTCTTCATTTACTATATGCATAATGGTGTCGCCAGAAATTAGTAGTTTCTACATTTGTAATATACGTAAGGAAAGTATTATTGATCTAATTATATACCTTTGATTGAAAAAACAATACTTCTATACCTTAATCTATTTTAAAACGTTGAATAGTTATGGTTGTGTATAGTAAGTTGTGAACTAAGGTTGGACATATTTGCGCTTAGATTACCATTCACCATTACGGATTAGCATGCATTATTTCGAACTTACAATCTTCATGCTAGTACATATTTAGCATAAAACTTCATACTATcacaaatttaattatcattggtctgcttttttatttctatttccCAAAAATATTGTACTATCATAAATTTCATATCCcctatttataaaaaaagaatcattttaacaaaaaaaactgatgtgtcagCAGTATAGAAGTTCAACCATCATTTACCAATTAA
This genomic window contains:
- the LOC104787869 gene encoding glutamine--tRNA ligase, cytoplasmic-like codes for the protein FDDTNPDAERREYISHIEEIVKWMGWEPFKITYTSDYFQKMYELAVKLIERGHAYVDHQTGEEIKEYRAKKMNSPWRERPISESLKLFEEMKCGKIEEGKATLRMEMDMQNDNYNMYDLIAYRIKVTPHPRTGNKWCIYPSYDYAHCIVDSLENITHSLCTLEFETRRASYYWLLHSLGLYMPHVWEYSRLNIRNNVMSKRKLIYLVENNHVDGWDDPRLMTLAGLRRRGVTPTTINAFIREIGITRSDGCMINVDRLEFHIRTELEKTAPRAMVVVDPFKVVITNMESDKVIELDAQRWYDGRSDDPSVFYKVPFSRVVYIDRDDFRLEDSEDYYGLAPGKSVLLRYGYPIKCTDVVYAVDNETIVEIHVEYHPVKTTYHPEMPKKKLKSLHWVAEPSPGVEPSKVELRLFDKLFNSENPAELENWLDDINTNSIKVVSNAFAVPALKEAVLGDIFQFERKGYFAVDKDSTPDKLVFNRTAKWKEIPGKASK